The following nucleotide sequence is from Coffea eugenioides isolate CCC68of chromosome 10, Ceug_1.0, whole genome shotgun sequence.
ttatattttaaaatatttcaatttgtacaTTCCAATGATGTATTTGAATaggtatatttcaattatgtatattatatatattatatcaatgtGAATCTATTAgttcaattatgtataatattatatatattctatgaattgaaataaataatatatatttatataaatacatttatttatatataaattaataaatatatttactaaattttgtttcataatatatattaatatgtatattatgcATAAATTAAATTCAATATTAATGtgtattatatattttatacatttgtaatattatatatttatacatacagattacaaattttttaatttatttgtagtatatttgtatatatttataatatatttgcATAAATattacataatataatatataatatattacacatttatataaatgtacatttatacataatatataaatatttatttatatttataatagacatttatattatgtataatatctaatataatacatttatacatttacattaatatacaaaatattaattttacctttatacataatattaatgcatgtatacatttatattaattatatttgtACATTtgtacataatattaatatatatttcaaatatattaatttatacatttttataatattGATTTACAATTTATATGTTTTTAATGTATTTACACTTATACAtgtaaatgtacatttatattacgtattatatacatttatacttTTATattattatacataatattaattatacatttgtACATAATATTAACAGgtatatacatttatactaattaTACAGATACATtgctacataatattaatatatatattaatttatacatttatactaatatacacttataataCGTATGGAAAACAAAATCATATACAGCGGAAATATGTATGCAAAAAAGAATCATGTGAAACAAAATGTCGTTCCAGGTTCATATAATAGACAAACGCCATAAACAGCTGCGACTTTATAATATGTATGCAGAACAAGCCTAAATATACAGTTATTATACATTTAAATTTGTATGCAAAACAAAATGATGAAATATGTATACAGCGGAAAAAAGATAATTTGAATAACTTTTTGTCTGCGCATAGGGCATGCCAATTTTTACATTTACTGAATAACAAGTAGTGAAGAACGGTGAGGCGGGAAAAAGAAGGGCCGAAACTGATTTGGGAAAGTAAACCCTAAATAAAGGTAATGGATTGTCGGGACTGTTGCTTTTTTTAATTTCCGTGTAGCCCCAAAACAGGACTGAAGCGGGCAAAAATGTGTACATAGATTCACCGGCTTTTGTTGTGAATGTCCGACATAGTCAGCGGAGGTACAGCGACGGTGGCTATTTCATGAACATCAATTGTCTTGTACAAGACTGCGAGTAAGGTGCGTTGGTTGTTTTCCGTATATTCCGGAGATTTGCGTTGTAATTCATGAATACCTGCAAAGGGGAACCCAAACGGCTGTGCAGATAAGGAGGTGCGGTATTGCAAGTGTGTGTTATTGTCCCTCGCGGCGCCACTTCCCGTGGATGGAAGGCAGCAGTGCCGAGTATCAAACGACGACGCATGTTTGTATGTGTTTGTGTTTATGTTCCGTTTCCGTTTAGGTTGGACTGAAATATTGTGCCATATTGCATCATGAAATTGCAAGAACAAGGCTGTAGCGATTAAGCTGTATGTTGTGTAACCCACAGTGATTGTCTCAGGGGAAATCTTTAGCCCAGTTTCAGTGGATTGTCATGTAGTCATTTTTGCCTGCAAGAACATACTGTACATCAGACAATTGTTCGTGACCTATGATGCCATTCATTGATTAGCTTCATCCCTTATTTTAGGTTTTTGAGGTGATCTGCTGTCATTCACTCCCACGGTACAATGTCGTCTTCGTCGCGGGTTGTTTGGAGGTAAGGTAGCAGTGCACAGTGTCAATTAAGCAAGCGTAAGCGtaagtttttattttgtcatcatGCAGATGGAAGACCGAGAGCGTAAGTGTGAACCAGTGTTTTCTGTAACCTACATTGATTGTGAGAGGGGGAATTGTTTGGGGGTTTTTTGGGGGATTATCATGTCATAACATTTTGAAGTCAACAACATTGTGTCCATCAGATAATGTTCGTAACCTATGAAGGCACTGAATGATTACCTGTATTGCTTATTACAGGTTCGTAAACTCATTTTCGGTCTTCCATTGGTGGTGTTGAATTGCAAAGTTTGTTGGAGACAGTTTTGAACGCAACAAAGTTGAATAAGCCCGCATAGCAGAATTAGCAATAAAAGTGGTAACATGAAGCAAACGGGATTGCGAATGCGAATGGTGGAAGGGCATCCATGGAGCACACGGGATGTTGCTGCGAGTGCCGAAGGTGAAGAAAGTGGCAACAGATTAAAAATTGTCCATTCAACAACCAACTGCAGAACAGAACGGATTTTAGGGGACGGTGCTATAGGGGACATTGTTGGTGAAGACGGGCCAAATGTAAACGCTGCATTCCACTGTATTGATGATATAGATGTAGGTAGCATGGAGTTTGACAGCATTGAAGAGGCAGAAGCATTGTATATGATGTATGCAAGAGCAACCGGTTTTGGGGTACGAAAAGGGTgcaagagaaaagataagaaaggCATTGTCCGAGTGAGGTCATGGCTTTGCAATAAGGAAGGCGAAAGACATGAAAAGCACCTGAACAGAGGCGATCGAATAAGGGAACCGAAGGCAGTAACAAGAGTGAAGTGTGAAGCACATTTGAAGGTTCGATTACACGAGTCGAAAGAAAAGTACGTTGTTGCAGAATTTGTTAGTGGACATTGCCATCGTTTGTGCAGTCCTGAAAGTGTTAGTTTCATGAGGTCGCATAGAAAGGTTGGGAAGTCGGACCTGCAACAGGCAGTACTTATGCAACAAGCAGGAATAAGAACAAGTCACATTATGAGACTACTAGCTGTACAGGCTGGCGAATACCGCAACCTGGGTTTCCATGAAACAGATATGTACAATGCGCTGAATCGGCAGAGGCAGGTAGCAGTTGGTGATGGGGACAGCGATTCGGCACTTGCATTCTTGTTAGGCAAGCAACGAGGTGATCcgaatttatttttcaaatattctGTAGATGGCCATGGCCGACTGAATCGCTTGCTTTGGGCTGATTCCGTGTGTAGAGACGACTATAGATGCTTTGGGGATGTGCTAGTGTTCGACAGCACGTATAATACAAACCAGTACAGATTTCCATTGGTTGTGTTGTGTGGGGTTAACAATCACTACTCGACATGTATCTTTGCGTGTGCTTTTATCGTTCGCGAAGGAGATGAGGGATATGATTGGGTTATAAGTACTTTCTTAGAAGCAATGAATGGGAGGAAACCGATAGCAGTGGTGACTGATGGGGACAAGTCCATGCGAAAGTGCATTAAAAAATTGATGCCCACAGCTAAGCACAGACTTTGCAGCTTCCATTTGGAAATGAATGCTGCTACAAATGTAAGGGACAAAGAGTTCTTGCAGGCATTCAAGACCTGCATGTTTATGAATTCTACAATTCCCAATTTTGAAACGAGGTGGGCAGGGGTTGTCAGACGTTTTCGGCTTGAAAATAACGAATGGGTTAAGAAGATGTACCGCAAGAGGGAGCTCTGGGCTATGGCTTTCCTGAGAGGCAACTTTTTCGGAGGAGTGCGGAGTACCCAAAGGTGCGAGAAAATGCATCAGGTCTTAAAATTACATCTGACCCCCAAGTTGAAGTTTTTTGAGTGCCTTCAAACATATGACTTGGCGGTGGGCCGCTTGCGACATGAAGAGAGGCGTCAACGGGCTGTGACAGAGCACACTACCCTTCTCGGTGCGACACAGCTGCAGGCGCTGGAAAAACATGCTGCTGAAGTGTTTACTAGGTCCACTTTCGTTGTGGTACGGGAGGAAATGAAGAAGCAGGGGCTATTTTGTAGGATGAATGGCACGGATGATGGAATAAATGCTGTGCACTTCATGAAGCATCCGTACAATTACTCCTACTACACTGTGGTGTATAACAGGTCCACGCGACATATGAAGTGCTCGTGCCTGAAAATGGAAACACACGGCCTGCCTTGTTGTCACATGTTTCGTGCAATGCTATTTGAGGAACTGAAAAAGATCCCTCCAAACTGCATCATGAAGAGGTGGACTCGACAGGCAAAGGAATGCGTAATAAGTGAGGAGGGGCCTGAAACAAGCAGCTCACACCTCACAGAGATGTCCAGATACTCTACGCTGCTTTCGGCGGCAAATGATGTATGTAGGAATGCGTGCAAGACGTCGGATCGATTCAGAAATGCATTGGAACTGTTCCAGAATGAGTCAGTTGGAACTGAGCAGGTGCAAGGCAAGAGGCAAAGAGGGCAGGGCTGTGGAGCTGTGCAACTGACCAAACAAACAGGGGGTCAAAGGGATTGGGTTAAGGACCCAGAATTCATTGAATCACGAGTCCTGTGTCGAGGGAAACCGAGGTAGGCAACAATATGTATGGCGTCTGACAGGAACATCCCATGTACAATGCACTTTGCCACACAATGCAACTCTGTATTGATAAATAGGCTTACCTAACTTACCTGACTTGCTATGGAACACAAAGATTGACTGTGCGGTTTAgttgaatttttttgttttgttaccAATGCAGGGGAAGAGGAAGTGTGCCAAACGCGTCATCAAAGCGCAGAGCCACAGACGCTGATGATCATCATGGAAATTGTAGTTGCACTGCTGATGCACAACAACGCAACACGGGGACGACACCCGCTGGCCGAATCGGTGTTGAGTTATCAATTGAAATGGAGCAGCAGCGACCAAGGGACCCTGTTCTACGGATTCAGGTTGGAATGGATTTTATGTGCAACATATGCACAACTGTGTCTACACATCCCTGGCTACCTTTGCTGCTAAGTTGTGCGTTGAATTAATTTCATGTTCATGCCATTCTAAGTAATGCGTACATCTTGTGGTCCAATGGTCACATAGTGCATAAGCTGTTGCCATATTTTACGACCGAAGTAATATGCTGAAATCAACATAATATCAGTAAAATTAGTGTCACGCATAATTTGTTTAGTTCAGTGACACGAAGTGATAGGGGTAAGGTGTTTGAAGGACAACGCATTGTTGCCATTAACTGTCAGCCTGAAACCCTGTGTGGCTGTATGCGAGTGCGTGTGGTAATATGTGATGTGTAACTTGGTTGCAGGACATGGATGAGGGAGGACCAGATGGCGTACGGCAAGGGAAGTCATTGGAATCGGTAATTATTGTAGTTGTATGCAATGACGTGTTACATTAGTGCATACTGAGTCCTTCGTCTTGCATGTGAAGCCTTTTGTAAACTGAGCACCGTATTGGTTGAAAAATATTAGGGTCTACCGGGCAGTGTGGATGGGTTTTTGGGATACATCCTGCATTCATCACGGACTTCGTCGTATCAGGTATTCGTCCACATTACAAAATTTTGTTTGTATTTGTTGGCCAAGCAGGGGACTGATGTGCGAGCAATGTCTTAATGACTTCGCTGGGGGGTATTTTATTTATGTTGTGTCCTTGTTGGCCAGGTTGATGAACCACGAAATGTACCCGCTGATGGCCTTGTACCGGCATCAACCGACATTGCTGATTGGTGAAGCATGTTGTTTGCCTATCACTGCATTGGCAGTTGCTTGTGTATTTCAACGTGCACCGTAAAGTAGTTGGTCCCGGTGGACAACTGTAGCTCGTTTGATGTCCACTAACGTGCGCACCTAAATGTAGTTGTGAACCTAGTCTCTGGGTCCGGTGATCTGTAAAGTTCAAAGTTCAATAGTATGCATGTTATTTTTTTGCAATTGCTTTGGGATTTTAAGTGGTCTGTATTTGGCCTTCAGCAATGTAATGTGTGAGGGGAGAAACGTTTGGGTTTCATATTTACGTGGGACCTAAACATTTTGCAGCTCCTCTTGTTGACAACTCAGTCACTATGCATCCGGCATCTGCATTGACACCGCCATTGCTTGCATATAAGCGGAGCAAAGCAGGTACAGGTTCGTTTGTAGGGCGGCTGATTTGTTTTGTTGAAGTGAAAAACAAGATTTATGATTTTCGAGGGAGGGGCGGTGAAACCGCATCCTCAACTGTCAACTGCAGGGGGGTAAACATAGCCACGGCTAAACACGGTTGCATTCAAAATTTTGCCTGCACTTCTTCCCAAGCTCCCAACAAGTATGAACAATACTTTCAACGAGGTGTCCACATACGGACTCAGTCACTATGGCATTGGGTTTAATGTGCTTGTATGCATGCGAAGATATTTCATGGCAGCACTAAACAACTGTGTGACTTCATATTTAAAATTACGCAGAGTTCACAAATACAGCAGTCCTGCTGATGAAACGCAGCTTACAAAACGACGACTATAACCGTAAAAAGTGGAACTTGACCTCAAAAAAGTTCCGAGGCATTTTTAGCTTTGTTTGAGTGTCTTCAGGAATGGAATCTTCGCAAAGCAGGCGTAAAGGTCCGAATAAAATAACCGTGCTTGGTAAATTTGCAGACGTTTGACGAAGTAAACGTTCTATCGTTGCGGATGTCTGTGTGCTGGCATTAGACAACCCAAGTTCGCAGCGTTTGGGAAAAACTGTGATCTCCTATTGTAGTAAAACGCAAAAACACCAATACACACCACACTGACCACGAAGAAGCACAAGTTGTAACACCGTATTTTGCAGCAGAGGAACTGCTGCTGTTGTTTGCATTCTTGCGCAATCATTCGCAAAGCTTCATTGTCCCTTTCCAGTTCCGCCACCCTACGCGTCAAACACTGATTGGAGTTCATGGCATGGACGTTCGTCGCCTGCAGAGCCGAACGCGCTTCCTTCAGTGTACATATCTTCTCAGCTGCTAGCGTCGCCAGTGCTCTTCCCCTGTTGCAGCAGCTATCAACTTCGAGCCACCTGAAAAAAGAGCATCTGTGTGGCTGAGTTTGGAGGGGGTTTGTGGCCCCTCCAATATAAATGGAGGGGCAGATGAGGATGTTATAAACTGTATGTTACAACAGCGAACAAACCGGGTAATTGCTGCATGCTGCAAACCGACGCCCTGGGTTGCCTCGCGTGAAAGAAGTTTGTATATTGGCAACCAATCCGCAGCGACAGAGCAGCTCCGAGGTCGCGGTGCTGTCTTCACTTCGACCTGCAAATGTCGTCATGTCAAATGTAGCTGTGGTTGACAATGAAGGTTGCGGAGCACGGCAATTGGTAATTCCGTTGTACAGCTGCGGAGATGTTGGGCAAAGGTAAGCGTTGCGCTATGATGTTAACCAATCACAGAACGGGAGGATGATTACATCAGGTAGAGCGGAACGAAGGACACGAATGAAGAGGGACACAGATAGAGAGGCAAAGAGACAAGGGACGCGGCTGCGGCAGTGTCGGTGTATGGTGCCGACGGTGTGGTTCACACAGACAAGAGGAACTGCAGAAGGAGATGGAGAACAGAGGACACGTAGGAAGGAAGAAATAAAAGACAGAAAGAAATCAGCGACAGAGAGATGAGGAGGCGGGAGCTGGTGCGACAGAAAACGAAGGGGACGATGTGGATGGGGACAGTGCAGACGAATGAAATCGAAGCAAGGGGGGTATAAGAAGAGAGGGAGAGACACAGACAGAGAAGGACAGGCGGTGGCGGTCGCGGTGTGTGGCCAATGCGGTGCTTCTTGGACGGGGAAAAAATTGGGGGTGAAAACAAGCAACAGAAAGACGAAGATGAtcgggagagagagagagagagacagagacagAGAGATGCAGACGGATAGTGCTATACAGAATTGGGGTGGGAGTGGAAGTGGGTGTGGGTGAAGGACAAGGACACAGAGAGAGCGCAAGAGATacagggagagagagagagaattgggGTGGGAGTGGAAGTGGCTGTGGGTGAAGGGGGGTGGCAGAGTGGCAGTGGGCGGTGGTGGACGTAGAAATTGACtctatacaaaagaataaagaatTAATAACTTTTGAGTTATttaaaaagggataatttgacaaacctcccctgaaggTTCTAACAGTTGCAGTGACAGCAGTATAGAATTTAATTCcgtcaattttcaaatttggtaACCATTTGAACCGGTGATATTTGAAAAGCAACGGAGGTAGGTGAAATTTGTAAAACCTGGACTGGTCTCAGTGCAATTGTCAGAAACTTCAGGGTAGGTTTCTGACCATTATCCCTAAAATATTACAACCATGATACAGATGATATTTATATTCCATGAATACAATCTTCCTCCCTATATTAGTACAGCATTGCTCGTTCATAAAAAGTTTGATATgattatgggtattttattcgGGATCATTTCGTTTATGGTAAACAATTATATTTAACATAATATAATTGAAAAGGCGTTACACAAATTCTGTTACGATACCAAAACTGCCATGTTTGTATGAAATATAAAAGAAGTATTTCAAAgtaaaagaacaaaattttgcATAACATACCAGCAATTTACGAGTTTCTTgcattatatgaataaagtactagctATGTTTCATTATTTCAGTTTcaattatttaatttatatgGAATACATAAATGCTTACCAAACCAATTAAAAAAGTGTTCCACTAACATTATTATCAATGCTATTGTACTACGTTTTGTATGTAACATAAagttaaaaagtaaaaaaaaaaaatgtgttggGGACTTTTTAGCAAGTCTTTATGGGTTTGTTGTACTATAACAATAAAATAGTAGCTATTTATAGCCATTATACTTTGAATCATATaattatgttaaatacataaatgtttgtaactaaaatttgaaaaatgatgcGATAATATTTTTGGTACACGAAAAGTTGTAggttttgtgttttgcacaaattTAATACgtaaaagtttggaaaaattaattGGACTTAACATATAAGTTGTTCTTGCGTTTCCTGTATTACACGAACAAAGTAATAGCTATTTACGAGGCAAACAAAATATCCCGTAGTTATTACCAACTTATGGGGAGGTTTGTAAAAAAATCCCTTAAAAAATTGTAATGGTTTTTCTTTAAATGTATGGCACCACGGCTTTTTTGGCATAAATTATAATGAACCAAGTTGACCAATAAAGTGCCAGGTGTTGATGCGTCTCCCACATTAAAAGAACAAAGTACCCAATGGTGGCAAAACATAAATTCATTCATTGTAAATTTTACAATCAATTAATCCCGTTCACCCAAAAAAGGACGGGCTCTTTACGCCTTTCCTCCACTACAGCAACACACAGGCCATTGTGCTTTGCGGCCGAAAATTAGTTTATAGCATAAACTTATCCTACACCCGTTTTGGATTACGGCACGGGCTGTCTTTGCATTTCCTCCACTGTAAGAACGAATGTGTACCCATTTTTTCTTTCCGGGCCTTACGAAATGGGTCACCACTAATATTTTTGTACGTCAAGCCCAATTTTCTTTGTACGACGACGTACGAAGAAAAAGTGTAACCATTTTCCTTTGTGCCCGAAAATTCATGTTGTGGGATAAATTTAATTTCCCACCGTTAGCCAATAAAGGATCAGCTCTTTACGTGTTCCGTGTATTACAACAACACTGCATAATTTCCGGAGAGCAAAACTAAATTTTGGCCTACTCTTCAATTTCTGCCGGTGTGccataaaacaccagctctttatggctttcctccattacaagaataGATTAACAATTTTGCGTCGAATAAACACGAATTTGTAGCGGGCATTTAAATTGAGCCCGGCCTGCAATACAATACCAAATTAGTCTGCGTGGCGTCCTTTATAACTAGGGGTGTGCATTCGGTgcaaattcggtaattcggtgcACTGAATTCTGTGAATTCGGTTATTCTACCTATAAAATTTTAAACCGCTTTCAATTCCGAATTGGCCATAACCGACTTCATTCCGCAACCGATTTGAAATTCGAGAACGGTAATGAATTCTGTTAAACCGAATTCATCTATtttaaaaaaacataaaaataccctGTTATCAGCTTAAGTTTGCAACGCTGCTTCGGTACAACTTACAGGCTATGAGGCTAATTGCAAACTAATCCTAATTGCAAACTTCCAGTTGTTttctcacttttcaattttcagcAGCTGAAGATGAAATCCGACTTTTcccaaatgaagtgattttgtaatttttaatttacaAATTGGGGCTCCTAAATTATAATACATTCCTGATGCTACATtaatgatttaaaaattattactgattcgatccccaaatttattcataattgaacacattacttatgttcaaatcattttgtggtttaattggcatttatttgatcacttatacctaaAATCCTTCGTATATGAtttaagaaacacataaaaagttattaatttaaactaatttagttagtagttacaatgaatttataatgtacaatgattaataataagtaatattagttacaaacttacaaattacaatgaatcaatgattagtgataagttatattagttacaaatttataatttatttcaaatcaaaataaaacttatttacttgATTTGCAACTCACATGTATTTACTGACACTGCTTAGTTATTTTGTCTACACTTAAAGCCTTAAAATTAGTAAATACATAATATGAACTTTTAActtatttgatcacttatacctacaatccttagtctatgatttaaggaacacataaaaagtgattaatttaaactacAATAAACCTTAGACTGTACAATGGTTAGtaataatttatgaatttataatttacaatgattaataataagtaatattagttacaaacttaaaaattacaatgattagtgataagttatgttagttacaaacttataatttatttcaaatcaaaattaaacTTATTTATTTACATACGCTATTGTGAAAGTCAATGcactaatacattgatttgcaattcatatacattcacttacactgcttagttgtcttagctatacttaaagccttaagattactgaatatgtaatgtaaatttagagtacactaatacttgcaagttatAGATTACGCATTCAAacattcaataattcaaacgtgaatgatgtatcaaattaccaatatctaaattctaattactaattatgtttattgtttaatatttagtattatacatatatgtattaattattatctaattatagtcatgttactcatgtgtaaaataataagtattatagttatctTATATTGTAAAGTATTATTATGCATTATTgtagtcatataacaattaataaatactaaaataatataaatatattgtacattactatatattattagtattataagtacatgatatgatgataataccatatactaattattattactaacatttacctatataatataatcaTTTATTTGTAGTATATACTAATAGTAAATAGcatttatgtatatattatataattgtATATACCAATTTGGTAATTCGAATGCGGTAATGCGGTACCCGATTTCAATTACCGAATTTGAATACGAAATCGGTTATTACctaattcataatctcattacctatttcataccatattagaattcggtgaTTTTGTTACGTACCGAATTTGTACAACATTACCaaatacccgatttcaaattaccgaattgaatttgaaatcggtgAGCAAATTCGGTAAGAACCCAATTTGCTCACCCCTATTTATAACTACACAATACGCAGGGGCACATGAATAAGGAGTTTATGGCGGGAGCGAGAGAATTTGAACCATTATCCGTGTACGTGGGAACATGAAAAGCTAGCTGTGTATGCCTATCTTGCATTAATTGAACACACTGGCCACTACCCCCAGGCCCCAAGTGCTTAACTTGTATGGCCAATGAGCGCAACAGTTTTTGCAATACAAGGTGTGCTCTTTAAGGGTGCGCAAAGTAGAAAATAGAAACGTCAAAGGCTTGAGCCTTGAAGAAGTTTCTCCTGTGAAAGCTTGAAGAAACTTTCTCGTGTGAAGACCTTCCCCCGCCGGCTAAGGATTGTACATTTGTACCATTGCATTTTGCATGGTCTAGCCATCTAGGTAATTTTTCTTTTAGCATTTGCTGAAcctgtctctttttttttttcaggaagTAAAGGGGTTGTTTCATAAAATTGTATCATCAGAGCAGGTTAATACCATTTCAGACTATTGTTGTTTAAATTGCAATGCCAGATAAACTAACACTGATCATCAATACCATTTCAGACTATTGTAGCTATTACCGAATTGAATTTGTTAGTTTGACATTGCATTTATTTAGTGAAATGTGGGTGTAAAAACCCCGCCCGGTagttgtttgatgaattgctcGAGAGCGACTTATATTATTTTTCGTACTTGTAGCATTGAGTTTTATTGGGCAAATAACTTGTCGCAATAAAATTTAGTTTTCTGCTTGTCATtttactgattttattttgtCATTGCTTTATTTA
It contains:
- the LOC113750725 gene encoding protein FAR1-RELATED SEQUENCE 5-like, with protein sequence MKQTGLRMRMVEGHPWSTRDVAASAEGEESGNRLKIVHSTTNCRTERILGDGAIGDIVGEDGPNVNAAFHCIDDIDVGSMEFDSIEEAEALYMMYARATGFGVRKGCKRKDKKGIVRVRSWLCNKEGERHEKHLNRGDRIREPKAVTRVKCEAHLKVRLHESKEKYVVAEFVSGHCHRLCSPESVSFMRSHRKVGKSDLQQAVLMQQAGIRTSHIMRLLAVQAGEYRNLGFHETDMYNALNRQRQVAVGDGDSDSALAFLLGKQRGDPNLFFKYSVDGHGRLNRLLWADSVCRDDYRCFGDVLVFDSTYNTNQYRFPLVVLCGVNNHYSTCIFACAFIVREGDEGYDWVISTFLEAMNGRKPIAVVTDGDKSMRKCIKKLMPTAKHRLCSFHLEMNAATNVRDKEFLQAFKTCMFMNSTIPNFETRWAGVVRRFRLENNEWVKKMYRKRELWAMAFLRGNFFGGVRSTQRCEKMHQVLKLHLTPKLKFFECLQTYDLAVGRLRHEERRQRAVTEHTTLLGATQLQALEKHAAEVFTRSTFVVVREEMKKQGLFCRMNGTDDGINAVHFMKHPYNYSYYTVVYNRSTRHMKCSCLKMETHGLPCCHMFRAMLFEELKKIPPNCIMKRWTRQAKECVISEEGPETSSSHLTEMSRYSTLLSAANDVCRNACKTSDRFRNALELFQNESVGTEQVQGKRQRGQGCGAVQLTKQTGGQRDWVKDPEFIESRVLCRGKPRGRGSVPNASSKRRATDADDHHGNCSCTADAQQRNTGTTPAGRIGVELSIEMEQQRPRDPVLRIQDMDEGGPDGVRQGKSLESGLPGSVDGFLGYILHSSRTSSYQVDEPRNVPADGLVPASTDIADW